The Oikeobacillus pervagus genomic sequence AAGTGGAAATAGCTGTTTCACTTAGTCTAGTTGTTTTAGCCAATGCGATGGACATGCTGAATTACAGTGATGATTCAAGTGGAAATGTAGGATCTGTAATTATAAATAGTTTGGATACGATCTATGAAGCGGTGTCTTATGGAGTTGATAAAATAAATGAGGATCAAAAAGAACGAATCTTTTCAACTTTAATGAAGGAAGCGTTACATCGTCGTTATGAAGGATGGGCTGAATGGCAAATAGATCTTCTCAAAAGCACGATATTGTTGAGTGATACAAAAGGGAGAAGACAGAAGTTGGAAAGAAGATTAAATAAGATGTTGGAAACAGCGACAGATCATTCCTGGGGGGCATCTTATGTCACGGAAAATATTCAACTATTGCAATATGAATTAATAGAAAGATTTGATGATGAGGAAAAGAGACGTCAATTTTATAAGGCGAATATCCATAATAAGTATATTCGTGAAAAGGTTATAAAACAATTATTGGAAAAGGGTGAATATGAGGAGGTCATCGGGCTTTGTGAGTTAGGGATTAAAATCGACGAGAACAACGGTCACCTTGTTCAGCAATGGAAGAAGTATCAGCTGCAAGCCTATGAAGGATTAGGTGATACTGCTAACAAGAGGAAATTAATGTTAGATTTTTTATATCATAATGAATTCCAGTACTATCCAATATTGAAAACATTATATGAGCCGAATGAGTGGGAATTGGTTCTTAATAAGATTCTTGAAACCTTTGAGAAAAAGCCTTATCTTCCTATAGTTTATTTGGAAATCATTAAAGAGGAAAAAATGATTGATAAAATTCTTGCCTACTGTGAGGATGAGATTTCTACCATCGAAGAGCTGTATCCGTATCTTATCGAGAGTCATTTTGAAGATGTGAGAAAATTATTTGTTCAATCTATAAAGTCCCAGGCAGATCAATCTAGTAATCGCAAGGAATATCGAAGGGTCTGCAAATTAATCAAACTTTTTAAAAAGGTATGTGGTGATGAGCCCAGTCAAGTCATCATTGACGAACTTAAACAGACTAACAAGAGAAGACCAGCGTTCGTGGATGAACTTGGTAAAATTAAATAAATAAGACAATAGTAAGTAGAATAGCGAACATGTGTTTGTTATAATGTAATTGTAACTGCATGAAGCAAGGTGGCGACTGAACTCCCTGTTTAGGAAGGGGGGGAGGCCTTGACGACATTCGAAGCATTCAGCCTGTTAGCACAATCTAGTTTAATACTTATCGCTTTAATCACACTGATCGTAACCATTGTCGTCCATCTAAATAAAAAGAAATAGCCAACCTCCCTGCCAGTAAGGTTAGCTATTTCTATTCGTAACATCCTTTTTCGGTCGCTACTTACAGTGCGGCATGAAGTTGCGGTGATCGGGTGTCTCAGCACTCGATCATTTTTTTATTATATATTCATTATACCTAAAAGTATTCGTATTCAAAAGAAGAAATTCCCGGTAGAGTCAAGGACCCAAAAATTCAACATAACAAGTCGAAAATACTTTGAAAAATATTTCCTGTTTGATTCATTATTAATAGGAACAAAATGTAAAAGTGTTCGGATGGCTGACGCTAGTTTTACATTTTTCCGGAGATATATAGGGCTATTTAGGAAATTATGCTTATTTTAAATAAAAATAACTGATAATGAAGTTTGAAGGACTAGGAGCTTTATTAAAAAAAAGACTTTGTTGAATGAATAAAATTCTGTCTGGTTTTTAAAGTTGTCTAGGAAATTTAGTGGATTTTAGAACTATTATCAATGCTATATATTCCAGGGCGGGCTGTGATATTGTCAAATTTTGTCGAGAAATCGATATATAGCAAAAGTCGATCATAAATTGATGAAAGTCGATCATAAATTTCAAAAGTCGATCATATATTTTTCCCGATTTTTCTAAAATCGTTACATAAATCACATCTTTTTTGGGACGAGTCGATTAAAATCATGTCGAGTGAAAAAAATGTAGCAAAAAGCAGAGAAGGGGGGAGTGCGTGATGAAAAGAACTGATTTACCTCTTGTTTATTCATGTTCTGGATGTTCTTCGGCCGCGCAAACTGCTAATATGATTGCGATTAAAATGGATCGGGAAAATGTGGCTGAAATGTCCTGTATTGCTGGAGTGGGGGGCGATGTGAAACCGCTTGTGAGAACGGCTAAGTCAGGACGGGATATCATCGCCATTGATGGGTGTCCGTTAGCCTGTTGCAAACATTGTCTGGCTAAACATGATGTTGAACCAAAACATCATTTTGTCTTATCAAACTTCGATGTGCCGAAAAAAATGGGGGAAGACCCAGATCCAGACTGCTATTTGAACGCCTACAATCAAATATTGGCGCGTACGAAATAGGATTTTGAAAAATGAAAAAAGAGTCTAATTTTGAAATTAGGCTCTTCTTTATAGTTTATTGTATAAAAAGTTTTAACTAGGGATTCGTACTAGGTCATAGTTGTATAATCACTAATCCCTTTTTTTATTCTTTCTTTTTAATGCCATAACTGCGTCGGAGGTAAAATGGAGAAAGGATGCGTTTAAATCCCTTGACATTCACGCATAAGCCTTGTACATTATCAATATAAGAATTACCTTTTGGGGCATTAGCTCAGCTGGGAGAGCGCTACACTGGCAGTGTCGAGGTCAGCGGTTCGAGCCCGCTATGCTCCATCTTTCAGACCCCTTGGTACATAAGGGGTTTTATTAATTTTTACCGAACCCCATGCTTTTATAAATAAGTATTTTGCCGACGAAACCCACATAACTTAATGATTCCCCTTGTCTCGAGGGGTTTCTTTATTTTTTCTGTCCCATCCCTTCCTCTACTTTTCCCAATTGAATTTAATCATCATTTTTAATAGAGATAAAAATTAAGCAGGATATGATATACAGCGAAATGCGCGTTGCACTAGATGTACCGTCCCATGTTTTGGACATCCACATCCCGAACCATTCTGCTGCAATCACTTGGAATCCGAGAAACCATAATAAAAGCCCAATTAATAGTCCTGCGATGGCATAGCGTTTGGCATGATGGAATTCTGCTGATGGTGAATTCAAGTGACGGTATAAATCGCAAGAACCGATGAAACAGAGAATGGTGATGAGGACTTCGACAAAAATGATCAAAAGATAGATAAAATGATGGAAGGTGTCATTCGTGATCGCCCGGTACATCATCGCATTTCCTGGGAAGGTCGTATCCATGGACAGAACATGCTGGACAAATTGAAAGTTTGTGTGATAATCGGTTGTATTTCCAATAACAATGAATAACCCGAGAAGACCGACGGAAAATGTGAGGATACATTTTGATAAGCGAATGACAAATCTTGTAGTCAATTTCAATCGCCCCCTTACTTGTCTATACCTATTCAACTAGTAAAACTATATACCAAAGGTTTTTAGGGAAAATTTGTAGTTTAAGAAATTGGTAAGAGCCATGTTTTATATCAAAATTTTTTAGGGGATGTTGATGGTGTGAAGCAAGGTCAGGAATAGTTGGACTTAATGTTTGAGGCAAATGAGATTGGGGTAAGTGTAGAGGAAGTACGAATGTTTTTAAGAAAAGGTTACGAGCATAATGAAGAAGAGGAAATCCAAGCTTTCGAAAAAGGAAGAGGCCGAGATTAAAAATACCTCATCATCTACAATAATTGTTTTCATCATGTAAAAGTCACCTTTTTCAATAAACAATTGTATTATGAGGTTGAAAGATTCTTTTCTAATTTTATCCATAAAAATAGAGAAAGTGAATTTCGGATCACTTTCTCTACTTTCCATTAATGTTTTACGACTTCTTGTCCACGTACATTCCAAGTAAAAGCGAACACGATGGCTGCAAGTGCACATGAAGCGGATAATAATGTAAATCCTGCATTCCATCCAGAAGCATCGACAATTACCCCCATTAAAGCATTAGCTGTCACTGAACCACCTAGGTAACCGAATAATCCAGTTAAACCTGCTGCAGTACCAGCTGCTTTTTTCGGTACAAAATCAAGGGCTTGAAGACCAATTAACATAACCGGTCCATAAATTAAGAACCCAATCGCAATCAAGCAAGCCATATCGACCACTGGATTTCCCGGTGGGTTGAACCAGTAAATAAGAACAGCGATTAATACTCCTAGCATAAAGACAAATCCTGCAGGACCGCGACGTCCTTTAAAAATTTTATCCGAAATCCAACCACATAATAATGTTCCTGGAATTCCTGCCCACTCATAAAGGAAATAAGCCACACTAGATTTGCTCATATCAAAGCCTTTTTCTTCACTTAAATAAGTTGGGGCCCAGT encodes the following:
- a CDS encoding SWIM zinc finger family protein translates to MNLSHFEDSIDDVILERGEDYFNQGNVKKINEVEPNRYLIEVIGSEPYAVDIFLNEDEDVVETTCDCPYDWGEFCKHQVAAFFALRNKRNVHQNQTNVQTPSNQKVDLNTILANLEKEEIIRMMISISEEYPEIKSRLLFKYSPSENVISTSKKLVKKYINQYKHRGFIEWNHVSSALTGAYMVLNKAEEKIVNDEVEIAVSLSLVVLANAMDMLNYSDDSSGNVGSVIINSLDTIYEAVSYGVDKINEDQKERIFSTLMKEALHRRYEGWAEWQIDLLKSTILLSDTKGRRQKLERRLNKMLETATDHSWGASYVTENIQLLQYELIERFDDEEKRRQFYKANIHNKYIREKVIKQLLEKGEYEEVIGLCELGIKIDENNGHLVQQWKKYQLQAYEGLGDTANKRKLMLDFLYHNEFQYYPILKTLYEPNEWELVLNKILETFEKKPYLPIVYLEIIKEEKMIDKILAYCEDEISTIEELYPYLIESHFEDVRKLFVQSIKSQADQSSNRKEYRRVCKLIKLFKKVCGDEPSQVIIDELKQTNKRRPAFVDELGKIK
- a CDS encoding putative holin-like toxin — protein: MTTFEAFSLLAQSSLILIALITLIVTIVVHLNKKK
- a CDS encoding putative zinc-binding protein, with protein sequence MKRTDLPLVYSCSGCSSAAQTANMIAIKMDRENVAEMSCIAGVGGDVKPLVRTAKSGRDIIAIDGCPLACCKHCLAKHDVEPKHHFVLSNFDVPKKMGEDPDPDCYLNAYNQILARTK
- a CDS encoding DUF2165 family protein produces the protein MTTRFVIRLSKCILTFSVGLLGLFIVIGNTTDYHTNFQFVQHVLSMDTTFPGNAMMYRAITNDTFHHFIYLLIIFVEVLITILCFIGSCDLYRHLNSPSAEFHHAKRYAIAGLLIGLLLWFLGFQVIAAEWFGMWMSKTWDGTSSATRISLYIISCLIFISIKNDD